Part of the Sinomonas atrocyanea genome is shown below.
CACGCCGCGCACCGGGGGGAGCGGGCCGTGCAGACCACGGCGCCCAGCTCCATCGCCGCCGCGTTCCACGCGACGGAGAGGGCCGTGTCCTCCGGCAGCAGTGCGGCCGCCCGGCGCTGCTCCGCCGCCGTGAGCGCCGGGGCCGGCAGGGCCTCGCCGCCGAGGAGTCTGGCGTGCACCCGGCGGATGTTCGTGTCCACCACTGTGGCCCGGCGTCCGAAGGCGAACGCGGCCACGGCCGCCGCGGTGTACGAGCCCACCCCGGGCAGCGCCCGCAGCGCCTCCTCGGTGTCCGGCAGCTCTCCGCCGTGCTCGGCCACGATCACGGCAGCGGCCGCGTGCAGCCGCAGCGCCCGTCGCGGATAGCCCAGGCGCCCCCAGGCGCGGACCGCCTCGCCGGACGGCTCGGCCGCGAGGTCCGCCGGGTTCGGCCACCGCTCCATCCACTCGCGCCACACCGGCAGGACCCGCACCACGGGGGTCTGCTGGAGCATGACCTCGCTCACGAGCACGCCCCAGGGCGTGCGGTCGCCGGCACGCCACGGCAGGTCCCGGGCCTCGCGCGAGAACCAGTCGGCGAGTTCGGTGTGGAGGTGCGCGAGCGCGCCGGTCCCGCCGGACGCGGTCTCGTCGGATCCTGGCGCACGACGGCGGGTCGCGGCTGGAGCGGTCACGGGGGCCTTTCGGGACACGGACGCCTCGCGGCGGTCGGGACGGTGAGGGGTGCGTCCCACTGTAGCGGCCCGCGGCGCGCCGGGCGGAGCTGGCCGCCCATTGCTCCGTAGCCTAGGAGCATGGCAGGGCAGGGCAACGACAGGGCACGCACGCGCACACCGAAGGGGGCGCGGCGCCAGAGCCCCGAGGTGTACCGGCGCCGGCGCATCGCCGTGGGCGTCCTCATGGCCCTCATCCTGATCGTCCTCGGTGGCGGCGTCTGGGCGGCAGTGGCTGCCGTGAGCTCGAGTGCAGGGGGACCCGGGCCGGCGCAGTCCTCGGACGCTGCGGCGGCCCCGAGCGCGTCCGCGACGGACTCGGCGGCGGCCAGCCAGCCGGCGTCGTCCTCGGCCGCCCCGTCCGCCTCGGCAGCCCAGAGTTCCGCGGCCCCGAGCCCGAGCCCGAGCGCCACGCCGGCCTGCGACCCGCACCTCATCTCTGTCTCGGCGGCGACGGACAAGGCGAGCTACGCGCCCGCGGACAAGCCGGTCTTCACCCTCAAGGTGACCAACGGGAACACGGTCCCGTGCGCGGTCAACGTGGGCACCACGCAGATGGAGTTCCTCGTGGTCAGCGGCGCGGACCGCATCTTCTCCTCCAAGGACTGCCAGGCCGACGCGCAGGACCTGATCAAGACGATCCCCGCCGGCGGCTCCGAGACGGCCAACTTCCCGTGGCAGCGCGTGCGCAGCACGGAGGGCTGCAAGGCCGTGACGGGCGAACCGAAACCGGGCATCTACGTGCTGACGGCCTCGCTCGGCCCTGTCACGAGCTCCAAGGCCGTGTTCGAGCTCAAGTAGCGCCCGGCTCCACGTCTCAGAGGAAGCGGTCGAGCAGGCTGGCCTCCGCCATGCGCGAGAGGCCCTCGCGGACGGTGCGGGCACGCTGCTCGCCGATGCCGTCCACCGTCATGAGGTCCTCGATCGTCGCGGCCATGAGGTTCTGGAGTCCACCGAAGTGGTCCACGAGCCGATCCGAGACCGCCCGGGGCACGGACTTGAGGCCGGAGATGAGACGGTAGCCGCGAGGCTGGACCACAGCATCGAGGGTCTCGGTGCCGCCGGCGTAGCCGAGGATGCCCGCGATCTTGTTGAGGTCGATCAGGTCCACGCTCGAGAGCTGGGTCAGTGCCGCTGCGGCGGCGTCGATGGTCTCGAGGGGCACCCCGTCCCCGGCGTAGTCGCGGATTACGACGTCGGCGCCCGGCCCGAGCCCCGTGGTGAGCTCCTCGAGCTGGAGCGCGAGGAGGCGGCCGTCGTCGCCGAGTTCCAGGACGTACTGGGCGATCTCCTCCGAGATGCGCTGGACCATGACCTGGCGCTGGAGCGTCTGGGCGACGTCCCGGACCGTGACCATGGCCTCGATCTCCAGCGCGGAGAGGGAGTGGGTGACCTGGTCGAGGCGGGCGCGGTAGCGCTCGAGGGTCGCGAGGGCCTGGTTGGCGCGCGCGAGGACCCGCTCGGAGTTCTCGATCACGTGCCGGATGCCCTGCACGTACAGCGCGATGATCTGCATCGACTGGCTCACCGAGATGACGGGCAGGCCCGTCTGCTTCGCGACGCGCTCCGCGGTGCGGTGGCGGGTGCCCGACTCGTGGGTCTCGATCGAGGAGTCGGGGACGAGGTGCACCGCGGCCTTGACGATGGTGCGGGCGTCGCGGTCGCAGACGATCGCCCCGTCCATCTTCGCCAGCTCGCGCAGCCGGGTGGGGGAGAACTCGATCCCGATCTCGAAGCCGCCCGAGCACAGCGACTCGACCGTCCGGTCATAGCCGAGGACGATCAGCGCACCCGTCCGGCCCCGCAGGATGCGCTCGAGGCCGTCGCGGAGGCCTGTTCCGGGTGCGACCCGGGCCAAGGTGGCTTTGAGCACGTCCTCGGGGGTCCGAGCCATGAGTGTTTCCCTTTCCTGCGCCGCGCGTGGCGCGGAGCACGGTTCCCATGGTATCCGCGCGTGTCGCGGGCGGAGACGGTTGTCAGGGCGCGGAAGGCAACGATTCGGGCACGACCCGGGCCCTACTCGGCGCCGGGGATGAGGAGCTCGAGGGCCTCGGCGACGTGGCTGACCTCCTTGACCCGGAAGCCCGGAGGCACTTCGCCCGGTCCGTTCGGGCTCGCGGGCACCACCGCATGGGTGAAGCCGAGGCGGTGCGCCTCCTGGATGCGCCGCCCGATCCCCGGGACCGGGCGGACCTCGCCGGCGAGGCCCACCTCGCCGAAGGCAATGAGCCGCTGGGGGAGCGCCGTGCGGGTCTTGGCGGACGCGACGGCGAGCGCCACGGCGAGGTCGGTGGCCGGCTCGCTCAGCCGCACCCCGCCCACCGTCGCCACGTAGGTGTCGTCCTTGTGCAGGAGGCAGCCCGCGCGCTGCTGCAGCACCGCGAGGAGCATCGAGACGCGCGAGGAGTCCAGGCCGCTCGTGGCGCGCCGAGGCTGCGAGGTGGCCGACTCCGCGAGCAGCGACTGCACCTCCGCCAGCAGCGGCCGGCGGCCCTCGAGGGTGACGGTGATGCACGTGCCCGAGACCGGGTCCTTGGTGCGGGAGACGAACAGCCCGGAGGGGTCTGCCACGCTCATGATCCCGGTCTCGGCGAGGTCGAAGCAGCCCACCTCGTCCGTGGGCCCGTACCGGTTCTTGACGGCGCGCAGGAGCCTGAGCCGCGAGTGGCGCTCGCCCTCGAACTGGCAGACCACGTCGACGAGGTGCTCGAGCAGCCGCGGGCCGGCGATCGAGCCGTCCTTCGTCACGTGCCCGACGAGGAGGGTGGTCATGTTGCGGCGCTTCGCGGCGGCGATGATCGAGGCCGCGACCTCGCGCACCTGGGAGACACCGCCCGCGCTCCCGTCCACCTCGGGGCTCGAGAGCGTCTGCACCGAGTCCACGACGAGCAGCTGGGGTGCGACCTTCTCGACGTGCCCGAGGGCCTGCGACAGGTCGGTCTCCGAGGCGAGGAAGAGCCGCGGAGCGACGGCGTCGATCCGCTCGGCGCGCAGCTTGACCTGGGCGGCGGACTCCTCGCCCGTGACGTAGAGGACGTCCTTCCCGCCCCCGGCCACCTTGGCCGCGACATCGAGCAGGAGGGTGGACTTGCCGACCCCGGGCTCGCCGGCGAGCAGGATCACCGCCCCCGGGACGAGGCCGCCGCCGAGCACCCGGTCCAGCTCGCCGACCCCGGTGGGCAGGAACGCCGCGTCCGTCGCGTCGACCTCAGCGATCGGGCGCGCTGCCTCGAGGACGGTCGCCGCCGCCGTCGTCCGGGCCACGACTCCGCCGACCTCTTCCACGGTGCCCCACGCCTGGCACTCCCCGCAGCGGCCCACCCATTTGGCGGTGGTCCAGCCGCATTCGGCGCAGCGGTAGCCCGGTGCCTTCCCGGAGCGTGCCGCCGTGCGCGTAGAGGTCTTGGTCGCCATGCGCCAAGGCTATTGCAGGGTGCCGACACTTCTCGCACGGCGGACCCGGCGCCGGCCCGCGAGCCTAGAGGCGCGGCAAGAGCGCGACCGCCTCCTGGCGGTCGTAGCCGGTGGCCTCGAGCAGGTCGATGACCATGGGCCGCAGCAGGATCACGAGGGCCTCGCCCTCGAGGCGCTCGACCCGCAGCTTGCGGGGGTGCACGCGGGCCGCGATCTCGGACAGGGCCAGCCGGGCCGAGCGCATCTGCGCGCTGCGCTCCTCCTGGCGCTCGGCGATGAGGCCCCGGGCCACGTCCTCGAGGGCATCCGCAGTGTCTTCGAGCAGCTGGGCGATGCTCTCCGCGGCGCCCTCGGCCAGGGCCGCGTTGTTGATGACCGAGGCGAGCCGCCGCGCCACGACCCGCCCGTTGCGCAAGGCGAGGTCGAGGTACTCGACCGCCGTCTCGATCTCCTCGAGCTCCGCCCGGTGGCGCCGGTACGCCGGGGCGAGCCGCGCCACCTCCGAGGAGGCCACGAGGCTCGCCCGGATCGCGTCGACCTTGCCCTGCGAGCCCCGGCCCCGGACGAGGGCGTGCCACGCCTGGGTCGAGTCGGCCTCGGCGAGGGCGCCGGCGCACTCGCGCAGCATCGTGGAGAATGCGTCGACGAGCTCGCGCAGGTCCCGCCGGGGCTGGACCCGGGGATCGCGGGGGAAGAGGGCCGTGATGGCCAGGGCCATGAGGCCGCCCACGATGGCGTCGAGGCTGCGCGTGAAGGGCCCGCCGCTTGCCGGGGGCAGCAGCACCACGAACAGCGACTGGACCCCGAGCTGGGTCGCCAGGATGACCCCGCGGTCGATGAACCGCGCGAGCAGGATCGAGATGAACAGGATGACCCCGGCCTGCCAGAGCCCCGCCCCCAGCAGGTGCATGAGCAGGTCGCCCACGGCGATGCCGAGCGTGCAGCCGACCGCCACCTCGAGCACCTTGCGCACCGTGAGGTCCCGGCCGAATCCGAGCGAGACGAGCGCGGAGGTGGCCGCGAAGATCGGGGCGGTGTGCCCCAGCACGTACTCGGCGATGAAGTACGCCAGCACCGCGCCGAGCGTCATGCCGACCGCGGGCATGAGGGACCGGCGCACCCGCACGGTGCCCGAGGACTGGAGGTCCTTGAGGTAGTCGCGCGCGATCGACCACGCCCGCGCCGCGGCCGGGGCGCCCTTCGTGTCCATAGACGCCAAGTCTAGGGAGCGACCCCAGCCCGCAGGGGCCGCGGGGATGGTGCATTAGTGCGGTGTGATGAAGATGGCAAGTCTTAGGGCCAAGGGTCACGGCGAATCCGCGTGCAGTTCATCTTTCGTTAACCATGCGCGCGCAGACTCGTTACCTGTCGGCCCTAGCTTCGACAACAGTACGGCTCGTACGCACCCACACCACCCAAGAAGGGGCAATCTTCGTGAAGGCACTCCGTTTCGGCCGCCTCTCGGCCGTCGCTGTCGTCGCTGCCGGCGCGCTCGCGCTCTCCGCCTGCGGCTCCGACAACGCGACCGGCACCCAGAACACCGCCGCCGCTTCCGGCTCCAAGGTCACCGGCACGCTCACCGGCACCGGTTCGAGCGCCCAGGCTTCCGCCATCGACGCCTGGAAGCAGGGCTTCACCCAGGCCAACCCCGGCGTGACCGTCCAGTACTCGCCGGACGGCTCCGGCGCCGGCCGCAAGACCTTCATCTCCGGCGCGAGCCAGTTCGCCGGCTCCGACGCGGCGATGAAGCCGGAGGAGCTCACCTCCGCCAAGCAGGTCTGCGGCCCCGACGGCGCAATGGACATCCCGGTGTACATCTCCCCGATCGCCGTGACCTTCAACGTCCCGGGCGTCAAGGAGCTCAACCTCACCCCGGACACGATCGCCAAGATCTTCCGCGGCACGGTCACCAAGTGGAATGACCCGGCGATCGCCGCGGACAACTCGGGTGTCAGCCTCCCGGACCTGAAGATCACCCCCGTGCACCGCTCCGACGACTCGGGCACCACCCAGAACTTCACGGAGTACCTGGCGGCCGCCGCCCCGTCCGTGTGGACCGACAAGGGCGCCCAGACCTGGCCGTCCTCGCTCCCGGGCGAGAACGCCAAGGGCACCTCGGGCGTCGTCAAGACCGTCACCGACACCCCCGGTGCGTTCGCGTACGCCGATGACTCCGCCGTGACCAGCAGCCTCGGCAAGGCCAAGGTCAAGGTCGGCAACACGTTCGTGGCCCTCTCCGCCGACGGTGCCGCGAAGGCCGTGGCGCTGTCCAAGCCGGCTTCCGGCCGCGCCGCGAACGACCTGGCCCTGAACCTGGACCGCACGCCCACGGACTCCTCGGCCTACCCGATCGTGCTCGTGTCGTACCACGTCGTCTGCACGGCCTACAAGGACCAGGCCACGGCCGACCTCGTGAAGGCCTGGGAGACCTACGTGGTCTCCGACGCCGGCCAGAAGGCCGCCGCCTCGGCCGCGAAGAGCGCCCCGCTCTCCTCGGACCTCGCCGCCAAGGCCAAGACCGCGATCGACTCGATCAAGGTCAAGTCCTAATTTCCGCGCCGTGCCTGCCCGTCCCGGCCGATTCCGGCCGGGGCGGGCATTGCACTGGGTACCAGAGGACGTGACAAGATGACGAGAACTGACGGCGGGCATCTCGATGCCGCACTCGAGGGACCGGACGTGACAACCACCCAGACCGATACGAACTCCGAGCAGTCCGAGGGCCGCGGCCGCTTCGGAGCCGGCAGCGGTGCCTCGGGCGACAGGATCTTCTCCGGCGCTGCCCTCGCGGCGGGCGTGGTGATCCTCGTCGTCCTGTTCGCTGTCGCCGCGTTCCTCGTCGCCCAGGCCGTGCCCGCGCTCGTCGCCCCGCAGGACCAGGTGGCAGGGGGCCAGGGCTTCTGGGCCTACATCGTCCCGCTCGTCATCGGCACCGTGATCGCCGCGGCGATCGCCCTCGTCATCGCGACGCCCATCTCGATCGGTGTGGCGCTCTTCATCTCGCACTACGCCCCGCGCAAGCTCGCGCAGGTCCTCGGCTACATCATCGACCTCCTCGCGGCCATCCCGTCGGTCATCTTCGGCGCCTGGGGCATCCTGTTCCTCGCCCCCGCCGTCGTCCCCGGCTACACTTGGCTCGCCTCGACGCTCGGGTGGATCCCGATCTTCGCCGGGCCGGCCTCGGCGACCGGCAAGACGATCCTCACCGCGTCCATCGTCCTCGCCGTCATGGTCATCCCGATCATCACCTCGATCTCGCGCGAGATCTTCCTCCAGACGCCCAAGCTCCACGAGGAGGCCGCGCTCGCCCTCGGCGCGACCCGCTGGGAGATGGTCCGCATGGCCGTCTTCCCGTTCGCCCGGCCCGGCGTCATCAGCGCGATCATGCTCGGCCTGGGCCGCGCGCTCGGAGAGACCATGGCCGTGGCGCTCGTACTTTCCTCGGGGCCGCTCATCGCGAGCCTCATCCGGTCCGGCAACCAGACCATCGCCGCCGAGATCGCCCTGAACTTCCCTGAGGCCTCGGGTCTCAGCCTCAGCACGCTCATCGCGGCGGGCCTCGTGTTGTTCGTGATCACCCTGCTGGTC
Proteins encoded:
- the pstC gene encoding phosphate ABC transporter permease subunit PstC; the encoded protein is MTRTDGGHLDAALEGPDVTTTQTDTNSEQSEGRGRFGAGSGASGDRIFSGAALAAGVVILVVLFAVAAFLVAQAVPALVAPQDQVAGGQGFWAYIVPLVIGTVIAAAIALVIATPISIGVALFISHYAPRKLAQVLGYIIDLLAAIPSVIFGAWGILFLAPAVVPGYTWLASTLGWIPIFAGPASATGKTILTASIVLAVMVIPIITSISREIFLQTPKLHEEAALALGATRWEMVRMAVFPFARPGVISAIMLGLGRALGETMAVALVLSSGPLIASLIRSGNQTIAAEIALNFPEASGLSLSTLIAAGLVLFVITLLVNVIARWVISRHKEFSGAN
- the radA gene encoding DNA repair protein RadA codes for the protein MATKTSTRTAARSGKAPGYRCAECGWTTAKWVGRCGECQAWGTVEEVGGVVARTTAAATVLEAARPIAEVDATDAAFLPTGVGELDRVLGGGLVPGAVILLAGEPGVGKSTLLLDVAAKVAGGGKDVLYVTGEESAAQVKLRAERIDAVAPRLFLASETDLSQALGHVEKVAPQLLVVDSVQTLSSPEVDGSAGGVSQVREVAASIIAAAKRRNMTTLLVGHVTKDGSIAGPRLLEHLVDVVCQFEGERHSRLRLLRAVKNRYGPTDEVGCFDLAETGIMSVADPSGLFVSRTKDPVSGTCITVTLEGRRPLLAEVQSLLAESATSQPRRATSGLDSSRVSMLLAVLQQRAGCLLHKDDTYVATVGGVRLSEPATDLAVALAVASAKTRTALPQRLIAFGEVGLAGEVRPVPGIGRRIQEAHRLGFTHAVVPASPNGPGEVPPGFRVKEVSHVAEALELLIPGAE
- a CDS encoding A/G-specific adenine glycosylase, encoding MTAPAATRRRAPGSDETASGGTGALAHLHTELADWFSREARDLPWRAGDRTPWGVLVSEVMLQQTPVVRVLPVWREWMERWPNPADLAAEPSGEAVRAWGRLGYPRRALRLHAAAAVIVAEHGGELPDTEEALRALPGVGSYTAAAVAAFAFGRRATVVDTNIRRVHARLLGGEALPAPALTAAEQRRAAALLPEDTALSVAWNAAAMELGAVVCTARSPRCAACPVAAECAWRAAGEPPPTYTPRGQAWHGTDRQVRGAVMAVLRAAEHPVARVLFEAPVPGAAGPPAGGAVTAALGRLHALGTGPDQLERAVAGLLADGLAVEEAGRLRLP
- the disA gene encoding DNA integrity scanning diadenylate cyclase DisA, whose translation is MARTPEDVLKATLARVAPGTGLRDGLERILRGRTGALIVLGYDRTVESLCSGGFEIGIEFSPTRLRELAKMDGAIVCDRDARTIVKAAVHLVPDSSIETHESGTRHRTAERVAKQTGLPVISVSQSMQIIALYVQGIRHVIENSERVLARANQALATLERYRARLDQVTHSLSALEIEAMVTVRDVAQTLQRQVMVQRISEEIAQYVLELGDDGRLLALQLEELTTGLGPGADVVIRDYAGDGVPLETIDAAAAALTQLSSVDLIDLNKIAGILGYAGGTETLDAVVQPRGYRLISGLKSVPRAVSDRLVDHFGGLQNLMAATIEDLMTVDGIGEQRARTVREGLSRMAEASLLDRFL
- a CDS encoding FUSC family protein codes for the protein MDTKGAPAAARAWSIARDYLKDLQSSGTVRVRRSLMPAVGMTLGAVLAYFIAEYVLGHTAPIFAATSALVSLGFGRDLTVRKVLEVAVGCTLGIAVGDLLMHLLGAGLWQAGVILFISILLARFIDRGVILATQLGVQSLFVVLLPPASGGPFTRSLDAIVGGLMALAITALFPRDPRVQPRRDLRELVDAFSTMLRECAGALAEADSTQAWHALVRGRGSQGKVDAIRASLVASSEVARLAPAYRRHRAELEEIETAVEYLDLALRNGRVVARRLASVINNAALAEGAAESIAQLLEDTADALEDVARGLIAERQEERSAQMRSARLALSEIAARVHPRKLRVERLEGEALVILLRPMVIDLLEATGYDRQEAVALLPRL
- the pstS gene encoding phosphate ABC transporter substrate-binding protein PstS codes for the protein MKALRFGRLSAVAVVAAGALALSACGSDNATGTQNTAAASGSKVTGTLTGTGSSAQASAIDAWKQGFTQANPGVTVQYSPDGSGAGRKTFISGASQFAGSDAAMKPEELTSAKQVCGPDGAMDIPVYISPIAVTFNVPGVKELNLTPDTIAKIFRGTVTKWNDPAIAADNSGVSLPDLKITPVHRSDDSGTTQNFTEYLAAAAPSVWTDKGAQTWPSSLPGENAKGTSGVVKTVTDTPGAFAYADDSAVTSSLGKAKVKVGNTFVALSADGAAKAVALSKPASGRAANDLALNLDRTPTDSSAYPIVLVSYHVVCTAYKDQATADLVKAWETYVVSDAGQKAAASAAKSAPLSSDLAAKAKTAIDSIKVKS